From the Anaerolineae bacterium genome, one window contains:
- a CDS encoding GAF domain-containing protein — translation QKHARLAEAFAAQAAVAIENAQLYEAERRWATQLAVVNQVARKAVSILGTQQLLQEIVAAIQQGFNYYNVILLLLDESTQELGNQAIAGGFADFAPLDYRQKIGEGLIGWVAQTGQSVMVNNVEQDARYIVGFPKEGATTLAELCVPLRLDKQVIGVLDVQETRLNAFAETDLLALETLADQIAVAIQNACLFEQAQQDAETKSVLLNEVNHRVKNNLTGIIGLLYMARSHAHVEDQATYQSTMDDLIGRVRGLASVHSMLSASEWTPLRLSNLANEIIYAAMRALPHDKDISVNVRPSPVRVTSDQAHNLALVINELATNTVKYALPPERTAAKITFQSALDNGRVRCEFRDDGPGYPEDVLRLERHNIGFSLIQNIVRDNLRGQISLHNDHGAVAVIQFKAEIR, via the coding sequence CTCAAAAACATGCCCGGCTGGCCGAGGCGTTTGCCGCTCAAGCAGCCGTGGCCATTGAGAATGCTCAATTATATGAGGCCGAGCGGAGATGGGCTACTCAATTGGCCGTGGTCAACCAGGTGGCCCGCAAAGCCGTTTCCATTTTAGGCACCCAGCAGCTTTTACAAGAAATTGTTGCCGCTATCCAGCAGGGATTTAACTACTACAACGTGATTCTGCTCTTACTTGATGAGAGCACCCAGGAGTTGGGAAATCAGGCGATTGCCGGTGGCTTTGCGGATTTTGCTCCGTTGGATTATCGGCAGAAGATAGGGGAGGGCTTGATTGGCTGGGTGGCGCAAACCGGCCAATCTGTGATGGTGAACAACGTAGAACAGGATGCCCGCTACATAGTTGGTTTTCCTAAAGAAGGAGCAACGACCCTGGCCGAGTTGTGCGTGCCGCTTAGGCTTGATAAGCAGGTGATTGGCGTGCTTGATGTGCAGGAAACCCGCTTGAACGCCTTTGCCGAAACAGACCTTTTGGCCCTGGAAACCCTGGCCGACCAGATTGCCGTGGCCATCCAGAACGCCTGCCTGTTTGAACAGGCGCAACAGGACGCCGAAACTAAATCGGTTTTGCTCAATGAGGTCAACCACCGGGTTAAGAACAACCTGACCGGTATCATCGGCTTGCTGTATATGGCCCGGAGTCACGCCCACGTAGAAGACCAGGCCACCTATCAATCCACGATGGATGATTTGATTGGCCGGGTGCGGGGTTTGGCTTCTGTGCACAGCATGCTCTCCGCCTCCGAGTGGACGCCTTTGCGCTTGAGTAATCTGGCCAACGAAATCATTTACGCCGCCATGCGGGCCCTGCCGCACGATAAGGATATCTCGGTCAATGTGCGCCCTTCCCCTGTCCGGGTGACCTCTGACCAGGCCCATAACCTGGCCCTGGTGATCAATGAGTTAGCCACCAATACCGTCAAATATGCTTTGCCGCCCGAGCGCACTGCGGCCAAAATCACCTTTCAAAGCGCGCTCGACAATGGCAGGGTGCGCTGCGAGTTCAGAGACGATGGGCCGGGTTATCCCGAAGATGTGCTGCGTTTAGAACGTCACAATATTGGATTTAGTTTGATCCAAAATATTGTGCGCGATAACCTGCGGGGCCAAATATCGTTGCACAATGACCACGGGGCGGTAGCCGTGATTCAATTTAAGGCTGAGATACGGTGA
- a CDS encoding response regulator, whose amino-acid sequence MRNQQNNNIRVLIAEDDFLAGEMIKEMLREVGYTVVGRALDGAQAVEMVAQLAETPTPADVVLMDIEMPHVDGIEATRLIQEQCPTPVVMLTAYETPELVTLAGQVGAGAYLVKPPNSREIERTIAIALARFADMVELRRVNLELQAALAKVKTLSGLLPICSNCKKIRNDEGYWQDVAVYIRDHSNAEFSHGLCPDCAKELFPDYYAGKE is encoded by the coding sequence ATGCGAAACCAGCAGAATAATAATATCCGGGTCCTGATTGCCGAAGACGACTTCCTGGCCGGAGAAATGATCAAGGAGATGCTGCGGGAGGTGGGTTATACGGTGGTAGGCCGGGCTTTGGACGGCGCTCAGGCGGTGGAGATGGTGGCTCAACTGGCCGAAACGCCCACGCCGGCCGATGTGGTATTGATGGATATTGAGATGCCCCATGTGGATGGCATCGAGGCCACCCGCTTAATCCAGGAACAGTGCCCTACACCCGTGGTCATGTTGACGGCTTACGAAACGCCGGAACTGGTGACGCTGGCCGGGCAGGTGGGCGCGGGCGCTTACCTGGTCAAACCCCCCAATTCACGCGAGATAGAACGCACCATTGCCATTGCCCTGGCCCGGTTTGCCGATATGGTGGAACTGCGCCGGGTGAATCTTGAGCTACAGGCAGCCCTGGCCAAGGTAAAAACTTTAAGCGGCCTGCTGCCCATCTGTTCAAATTGCAAAAAGATACGCAACGACGAAGGTTACTGGCAAGATGTCGCCGTTTACATCCGGGATCACTCCAACGCCGAATTCAGCCACGGCCTTTGCCCGGATTGCGCCAAAGAACTTTTTCCAGACTATTATGCCGGCAAAGAATAG
- the smc gene encoding chromosome segregation protein SMC yields MRLKSLELQGYKSFASKATFIFDEGVTAVVGPNGSGKSNVADAIRWALGEQSYSTLRGKKTEDMIFSGSDGRARLGMAAVTLVLDNSDKWLPLDFSEVTISRRAYRSGENEYYLNGSRVRLKDVNELLAKSGLGRQTYTVVGQGMIDRVLSLNVEERRKLFEEAASITFHRQKRAETLDKLDATHANLLRLNDIVKEIEPRMHRLEKQALRTDEYARLMTHLDGLLRVWYGYRWGRGQLHLRESTARLRESEAVVAAQRQRLAALEGEIGELRAEQTQLRASLGAWYAKNNNLYAQAEAIQRKLAVNEERARQYAAQREEILGELHSLLANRDGQQQLLDEAQEKLTAINQELRQAESAQRAAQQRLDAHQSQRQNILARQTVAEKRVRQLATDLTERQTRLSQLGERRESLLAETQTRAAEISRLAEQQTELQAKQAGLAAEIVALEKSRADLEKQRAGQQKSLHQLNQAADQLKTQAAAEQRREDSLKTRQEMLERLRGEMTGYFEGVRAIVQETNLPGIVGTVSQVLQAPPDLEVAVETALGSRLQDVVVNSFADAEAAINYLKLNRKGRATLLPLDTIRPGRPVDLPDTPGVIGLAAALVEVEPKLRPIAELTLNRTVVVEDMAAARRAFTAMQGGFQLVTREGELMRSGGAVTGGRIAGKSGEQGTLLAREREWRELPGQLAQVDQARQDLLAQLEQNGREAGAIETTLQALQDKQQQKAGRQAELQAQANQANRSLEQLADSMGWHKDLQAKAEGELAHLDQRERDLQHEMAQLEQEQREAEESARQLARQINALSAENLLAELNQAKNAVALIQGRQKSQQTILENHQAGRHQLSTQIESKQNRVDTLAAERDSLLQQQQELQKNSQEFSQQLEQFSAQIHETESRLAQLETRQQQQEQVEINLRHQLQRLETEHSRTSLEAARRQDELDNLQRQIQDDLGLVKLEMSEEQVGQPVLPIRPLVSDLPVVEALPPGVEEDVRRLKLQVRRLGSINPDAPREYAELRERFDFLTGQMADLEAAAADLKEIIAKLDETMEQAFTETFQKVAKEFQHYFKLLFGGGEAQLLLVDPDNLIETGVDIVARPPGKRLQSLALLSGGERSLTAQALIFSLLKISPTPFVIFDEVDAMLDEANVGRFREALLALARDIQFIIITHNRKTIEAANTLYGISMGEDSVSEVYSLKIDEWLDEEGVREGI; encoded by the coding sequence ATGCGTTTAAAGTCCCTTGAACTCCAAGGTTACAAATCTTTTGCCAGCAAAGCCACCTTCATTTTTGACGAAGGCGTTACGGCCGTGGTTGGCCCTAACGGCAGCGGCAAATCCAACGTGGCCGATGCTATTCGCTGGGCGTTGGGCGAGCAGAGTTATAGCACCCTGCGCGGCAAAAAAACAGAAGATATGATTTTTTCCGGCTCCGATGGCCGCGCCCGGCTGGGAATGGCCGCGGTCACCCTGGTGCTGGACAACAGCGATAAATGGCTGCCTCTTGATTTCTCCGAGGTGACAATTTCGCGTCGGGCTTATCGCTCCGGCGAAAACGAGTATTACCTCAACGGCAGCCGGGTGCGGCTGAAAGACGTTAACGAACTATTGGCCAAAAGCGGCCTGGGCCGGCAAACCTACACCGTTGTTGGCCAGGGCATGATTGACCGCGTGCTCTCCCTAAATGTTGAAGAACGCCGCAAACTGTTTGAAGAGGCGGCCAGTATCACCTTTCATCGCCAGAAACGGGCCGAAACCCTGGATAAGCTGGACGCCACCCACGCCAACCTGCTTCGCCTGAACGATATTGTTAAAGAAATTGAACCCCGCATGCACCGGCTGGAAAAGCAGGCCCTCCGCACCGACGAATACGCCCGCCTGATGACCCACCTTGACGGCTTGCTGCGGGTGTGGTATGGATATCGTTGGGGCCGGGGCCAACTCCACCTGCGCGAATCCACGGCGCGGCTGCGGGAGAGTGAAGCGGTGGTCGCCGCTCAGCGGCAAAGATTGGCCGCTTTGGAAGGTGAAATTGGCGAGCTGCGGGCCGAACAAACGCAATTGCGGGCCAGCTTGGGCGCCTGGTATGCCAAAAATAATAATCTCTACGCCCAGGCCGAGGCCATCCAGCGTAAGTTGGCCGTTAACGAAGAACGGGCCAGGCAATATGCCGCGCAGCGTGAGGAAATTCTCGGCGAGCTGCACAGCTTGCTGGCCAACCGAGACGGCCAGCAGCAATTGTTGGATGAAGCCCAAGAAAAACTGACGGCCATCAATCAAGAACTGCGCCAGGCCGAAAGCGCCCAACGCGCCGCCCAGCAGCGGCTCGACGCCCACCAATCCCAACGCCAAAACATTCTGGCCCGCCAAACCGTGGCCGAAAAACGCGTTCGCCAACTGGCCACCGACCTGACCGAACGCCAAACCCGCCTCTCGCAATTGGGCGAGCGCCGCGAAAGCCTGCTGGCCGAGACCCAAACGCGCGCCGCCGAAATTTCCCGCCTGGCCGAACAACAGACCGAACTCCAGGCCAAACAAGCGGGCCTGGCTGCCGAAATAGTCGCCCTGGAAAAAAGCCGCGCCGACCTGGAAAAACAACGAGCCGGGCAGCAAAAGTCACTTCACCAACTCAACCAGGCCGCGGACCAACTCAAAACCCAGGCCGCCGCCGAACAACGCCGGGAAGATAGCCTGAAAACCCGCCAGGAGATGCTGGAGCGGCTGCGGGGTGAAATGACCGGCTATTTTGAGGGCGTGCGGGCCATTGTTCAAGAAACCAATTTGCCGGGCATTGTGGGCACGGTCAGCCAGGTGCTCCAGGCGCCCCCGGATTTGGAAGTGGCCGTTGAAACGGCCTTGGGCAGCCGCCTGCAAGATGTGGTGGTCAACAGCTTTGCCGACGCCGAAGCCGCCATTAATTACCTTAAACTCAATCGTAAAGGCCGGGCCACCCTCTTGCCCCTCGATACCATTCGCCCCGGCCGGCCCGTTGACCTGCCCGACACGCCGGGCGTGATTGGCCTGGCCGCAGCCCTGGTTGAGGTTGAGCCAAAATTACGCCCCATTGCCGAATTGACCTTGAACCGGACGGTGGTGGTGGAAGACATGGCCGCCGCCCGCCGCGCCTTTACCGCCATGCAGGGCGGGTTCCAGCTTGTTACCCGCGAAGGCGAGTTAATGCGTTCCGGGGGAGCCGTTACCGGTGGGCGGATCGCGGGCAAAAGCGGCGAGCAGGGCACGCTTTTGGCCCGCGAGCGGGAGTGGCGCGAGCTGCCCGGACAGCTTGCCCAAGTTGACCAGGCCCGGCAAGACCTGCTGGCCCAACTTGAACAAAATGGCCGGGAAGCCGGGGCAATTGAAACCACGCTTCAGGCGTTGCAAGACAAGCAGCAGCAAAAGGCGGGCCGGCAAGCCGAACTACAGGCCCAGGCCAACCAGGCCAACCGCTCCCTGGAGCAGTTGGCCGATAGTATGGGCTGGCACAAAGATTTGCAGGCCAAGGCCGAAGGTGAACTGGCCCACCTGGATCAGCGCGAGCGCGACCTGCAACACGAGATGGCCCAGTTGGAACAGGAGCAGCGCGAGGCCGAAGAAAGCGCCCGCCAACTGGCCCGCCAGATCAACGCCCTTTCTGCCGAGAATTTACTGGCCGAACTGAACCAGGCCAAAAACGCCGTGGCCCTTATCCAGGGGCGGCAAAAAAGCCAGCAGACCATTTTAGAAAATCACCAGGCCGGCCGCCACCAACTCTCTACCCAAATTGAAAGCAAACAAAACCGGGTGGATACCCTGGCCGCCGAACGGGACTCCTTGCTGCAACAGCAGCAAGAGTTGCAAAAGAACAGCCAGGAGTTTAGCCAGCAGTTGGAGCAGTTTTCGGCCCAAATTCACGAAACCGAAAGCCGTTTGGCCCAATTGGAAACCCGCCAGCAGCAACAAGAACAGGTTGAAATCAATCTGCGCCACCAATTGCAGCGCCTGGAAACCGAACACAGCCGGACTTCGCTGGAGGCTGCCCGGCGTCAGGATGAGTTGGACAATCTGCAACGCCAGATTCAGGATGACCTGGGCCTGGTTAAATTGGAAATGTCGGAAGAGCAGGTGGGCCAGCCGGTGCTGCCGATCCGGCCCCTGGTATCTGATTTGCCGGTGGTTGAGGCCTTGCCCCCCGGCGTGGAAGAGGACGTGCGGCGGCTCAAACTACAGGTGCGCCGCCTGGGCAGCATTAACCCTGATGCGCCCCGCGAATACGCCGAATTGCGCGAACGCTTTGACTTTTTGACCGGGCAAATGGCCGACCTGGAAGCCGCCGCCGCCGATTTAAAAGAGATCATTGCCAAACTGGATGAAACCATGGAGCAAGCCTTTACCGAAACCTTCCAGAAAGTGGCCAAAGAATTTCAACATTATTTCAAACTGCTCTTTGGCGGCGGCGAGGCCCAGCTGCTGCTGGTAGACCCCGACAACCTCATCGAGACCGGCGTAGACATTGTGGCCCGCCCGCCCGGCAAACGTTTACAAAGCCTGGCCCTGCTTTCCGGCGGCGAGCGCTCCCTGACGGCGCAGGCTTTGATTTTTTCCTTATTAAAAATCAGCCCCACCCCCTTTGTTATTTTTGACGAAGTTGACGCCATGCTTGATGAAGCCAACGTTGGCCGTTTCCGCGAAGCCCTGTTGGCCCTGGCCCGCGACATTCAATTTATTATCATTACCCATAATCGTAAAACCATTGAGGCGGCGAATACGCTCTACGGCATTTCCATGGGCGAAGATTCTGTTTCTGAGGTTTACTCGCTTAAAATTGATGAGTGGCTTGATGAAGAAGGGGTTAGGGAGGGAATTTAA
- the groEL gene encoding chaperonin GroEL — protein sequence MPKSPKSKPGPKPGKPGVVFQPATYRGIQKGIDQMVNAIRPTLGPQPRIVAIEQAISNKMPELLDDGGTIARRIIQVAGREADVGAMLVRQMLWQLHEKVGDGTATAAVMFQTIFNEGLRYIVSGGNAPRLRHYLEEGRRVIDDELAGMITPVEGKQKLAQIARSICYEPDMAKMIGEIFDIIGEYGRLEIRGARGRELDREYVEGIYFDRGVMSREMITDATRQRAEFENAALLISDLEIEEPQHLMPVMLLAVKAGITSLFVVAGKLSDKVLGFLVANNKKNADKLQTIAVTAPGYGLDRMGELEDLAVLTGGRPFLSVTKDSLDTAQVQDFGQARRIWADKDHFGIVGGKGNARELRQHIARLRAAFNKSNDPAVQEKLQKRIGKLMGGSATLWVGGTTENDINARKELAKRTASAMRGAVREGILPGGGVALLNCRPALQTRLAQSAEADERAAYRILLQALETPIRTLLANAGYDPSDVMAEIRLAAGPGYGFDVNAKKVVDVMEAGIFDVAAVQRAAVHSAVSSAALALTVDVLVHHKKPQQATQP from the coding sequence ATGCCAAAATCACCAAAATCCAAACCCGGCCCAAAACCGGGCAAGCCCGGTGTAGTTTTTCAACCGGCTACCTATCGAGGTATTCAAAAAGGCATTGACCAGATGGTCAATGCCATCCGGCCCACGTTGGGGCCGCAGCCGCGCATTGTGGCCATTGAGCAGGCGATTAGCAACAAAATGCCGGAGTTGCTTGATGATGGCGGCACCATTGCCCGCCGGATCATTCAAGTGGCCGGCCGTGAGGCCGATGTTGGGGCCATGTTGGTCCGCCAGATGCTCTGGCAATTACACGAAAAAGTGGGGGACGGCACCGCTACCGCCGCGGTCATGTTTCAAACCATTTTTAATGAAGGCTTACGTTACATTGTTTCCGGCGGCAATGCCCCGCGCCTGCGCCATTACCTGGAAGAGGGCCGGCGCGTTATTGATGACGAATTGGCCGGGATGATTACGCCGGTAGAGGGTAAACAAAAACTGGCCCAGATTGCCCGCTCAATTTGTTACGAGCCGGACATGGCCAAAATGATAGGTGAAATCTTTGACATCATCGGCGAGTATGGCCGGCTGGAAATCCGGGGCGCGCGGGGGCGCGAGTTGGATCGAGAGTACGTGGAAGGCATCTACTTTGACCGCGGCGTGATGTCGCGGGAGATGATCACCGATGCAACCCGGCAGCGCGCGGAATTTGAGAACGCCGCCCTCTTGATCAGTGATTTGGAAATAGAAGAACCGCAACACCTGATGCCCGTAATGCTGCTGGCCGTTAAAGCCGGCATTACCTCGCTGTTTGTTGTGGCGGGCAAACTCTCCGACAAAGTGTTGGGCTTTTTGGTGGCCAACAACAAAAAGAACGCCGACAAACTCCAGACAATTGCCGTAACCGCGCCGGGTTACGGGCTGGACCGGATGGGCGAATTGGAAGACCTGGCCGTGTTGACCGGCGGGCGTCCTTTTTTAAGCGTGACCAAAGACAGCTTGGATACCGCGCAGGTCCAAGACTTCGGCCAGGCCCGGCGCATCTGGGCCGATAAGGACCACTTTGGCATTGTGGGCGGCAAAGGCAATGCCCGCGAGTTGCGCCAACACATTGCCCGGTTACGCGCCGCGTTCAATAAATCCAACGACCCGGCTGTGCAGGAAAAATTGCAAAAACGGATTGGCAAACTGATGGGCGGCTCGGCTACCTTGTGGGTGGGCGGCACCACCGAAAACGATATTAACGCCCGCAAGGAATTGGCCAAACGAACCGCCAGCGCCATGCGCGGCGCGGTGCGCGAGGGTATTTTGCCCGGCGGCGGGGTAGCTCTGCTGAATTGCCGCCCGGCCCTGCAAACCCGCCTGGCCCAAAGCGCCGAGGCGGATGAACGCGCCGCCTACCGCATTTTACTGCAAGCCCTGGAAACCCCTATTCGCACCCTGCTGGCCAACGCGGGTTATGACCCCAGCGACGTTATGGCCGAAATCCGGCTGGCCGCCGGGCCGGGTTATGGTTTTGACGTGAACGCCAAAAAGGTAGTTGACGTGATGGAGGCCGGCATTTTTGATGTGGCCGCCGTGCAGCGAGCGGCTGTTCACAGCGCCGTATCCAGCGCGGCTTTGGCCCTTACGGTTGACGTGCTGGTTCACCACAAAAAACCTCAGCAGGCCACGCAGCCGTAA